The genomic interval ATTAGAATTGAATCTAATGAAGAAGCAGAGGTCCTATTGCGAACATGCCAGGAGGCGTTAACGAATATCGTTAAGCACACCAAAGCAACAAGAGCTGCCATTTTGCTTAAGCAGAAATTTAACCAAATCGAGTTGAGAGTGCTTGATAATGGTGGGCTAAAGTCGCTGCCTCAATTCGGAAATGGATTGCAGGGTATGCAGGAGCGTGTCGAAAAAATCGGTGGAAAGCTATCACTCTCTATAGGTGATAATGGATTGGAAATAACAGTGCTGCTAGCAAGGCAGCATGCTGCGGTAGCGTAAAGGGATATTAAGTGAATGATTAAAATCTTACTGATAGAAGATCAGAAGTTAGTGCGTGATGGCATTAAGACATTGTTGGAATTGAAGCCCGGTTTTGAAGTCACTGCCTGTGCCAGCGATGGGCAAGAGGGCTTGGAGATGGCTGGTCAATATGCCGTGGATATCATTCTATTAGATATTCGCATGCCAGTTATGAACGGTGTCGAAGTATTACGGGGACTTAAGGAGAGGAGCTGGTTTACACCGGTTATTATCTTAACCACCTTTGATGATCATGAACTGATCTCTCAATGCACGCGTTTGGGTGCAAAAGGGTATTTGCGAAAAGATGTTGGTTTGGATGAATTGACGTCGGCTATCAAGCATGTATTAAAAGGTGGTGATTGGGTGCGGCCTGCAGTGACGGATCGCATATCACGTTATGCGCAAGCCATACCTCAAGAGTCACTGTCAGATAAAATTGAATTATCGACATCAGAGACTCAAGTATTGCGTCTGGTGGCGGCTGGATATAGCAATAATGAAATCGCATCAACGGTGTTTAAAGCCCAAGGTACGGTACGCAATCAAATTTCATCCATTCTAGAAAAGCTTGATGTGCGTGACCGAACTCAGGCGGTAATGCGAGCTATAGAACTGGGATTAATTTAACGGATCTTTAGACGAAGTTTAATTTCACCATTGTCTTGCTTGGCATTTAGTAGCGGGCGAGTTTCGTAACCAGCAAAAGCACCGCGATCCATATTGCGGTGAACTTTGTTGATTTCAGTCGGGGCTTTTAACCCTAGTTTTATTTCGGTGCTGCCATTATTGGTGCTCGCATTGACCGGGTAGTCTGATACTGAGCGAACTTCAATTCCGCCATGATCCAATACGCGAATGCAAAATATCCCGTAAGCAATAGGGCGGTCTTTTCTCTTGCCGCCAAATTCCAAGTCTTCGTTAATATCATCCATGTCGATACCAAAGGATAAAGTATCAAGAACGGTATCCACGGCGGTTTCCAATAGCTTGGCCATCAGCTTGCTAGCCAAATCAGCCTCTTGACCATGAGTGATGCTGACTTCTACCCACATTTCACCTTCAAATATTTTCTTGAGTAGAAGGGCTTCGTATGGCTTCTTTTCAATATGCTCTAGCCACGCATCAGAGCTGGCAATAGGCTGGCCGCTACTTAGCTTGATTGTACGGGCAACCAAAAACTGATCATCTTCGTAGTTGGGGTTAATGATCTTGATCGTGGTGATGTGGGTGTCTTTTTCCGGTCGTGTGGAGCAGGTTTCATTGATGGTTAGATTATCTAAGTAGAGGCTTCCGTGCATATGGTTACCTTTTCAAGGTTTGAATGGGTGACAACCCTTATTATGTTAATGAAACTCCCTGGCGTCTACTTTAAAGCGCTCTATCTCGCCACTAATATCAATCAGCTTCCCAGCGATAATATGAATGACATCGCCTTCACGTTCTAAAATACCTTTTATTTTTAAAATCTTAGCCGTCATGAAAGCGCTTTTTTGTGCGCGCGCTGTGCCCGACCATACGATCACATTCATATTGCCCAAGTGATCTTCAAGAGTCATAAAGGTAACACCAGCCGCTGTTCCGGGTGCCTGCTTGGCAGTGACCACACCTGCTACGGTAACCAGACTTCGGTGTGCTTTATTTTTTAGTTGATCCGATGTTGTAATGCCTTGAAGCAGCCCTGACTCAAGTAATAGCTGTAGTGGATGCTTGCCGAGTGTTAGGCCTGTAGCTGCATAATCTTCAACAAGATTTTCATATTCACTGGGTTCACTGTTTAGATGATAGTGGTTGCATTGCTCTTTAAGCAGAGGCAACGCATATTCTTGATTGCTAAGTTGCCAGCGTGTTTCAAAGCGATTCCCCGAAATGGCTTGCAATGCATTGGCACTGGCCAAGCTTTCTAAATCCTTGCGCGTCATGTGCAGGGATATGAGCTCTTGAGTGTGCTGATACCCCTTGCTAGGTCGCTGTTTTATTATTTCCTGTGCTGCACTTTCGCTAAGGCCTGAAATCATATGTAAGCCCAGTCTCATCTTTCTATCTTCAATGATATGCTCATACTGGGAGTGATTGACGCAGGTAGGCAGGATGTGAATACCATGTCGCTTTGCATCCTGGATTAACTGAGAGGCGCTATAAAACCCCATAGGTAAGCTATTTAACAGGGCCGCATAAAACTCCAGTGGATAATAATATTTAAGCCAAGCTGAGACATAAGCTAATACCGCAAATGAAGCACTATGGCTTTCAGGAAAGCCATATTCACCAAACCCGCAGATTTGCATATAAACCCGCTCTGCAAACTCGGCTTCATAGCCACGTTTTTGCATGCCGTTAATGAGCTTATCCCTAAAGGGTTTTAATTTTCCGGTCTTTTTCCAGCTGGCCATGGCACGACGTAATTGATCTGCTTCACCACCACTAAATCCTGCGGCCACCATAGCAAGTTTAATGACTTGCTCCTGGAAAATAGGTACGCCCAATGTACGAGACAAAACCGCTTCAACCTCTTTTGAGGGGTAGTCTATGGACTCTTCTCCATTCCGTCGTTTTAAAAACGGATGCACCATATCCCCTTGGATTGGACCCGGTCTTACAATAGCAATTTGAATAACTAAGTCGTAATAGCATGCGGGTTTTAGGCGCGGCAGCATGCTCATTTGTGCGCGGGATTCAATTTGAAAAACACCCACGGTATCCGCTTGCTGAATCATCTTGTAAACATCAGGGTCGTCTCCTAATGCGGTGATATGAGCAATCGATAATGACTGTTTGTGTTGCTGCTGAATAAGTGAAAACGCCTTGCGTATGGCGGTTAACATGCCTAGTGCTAATACATCGACCTTTAGTAAGCCAAGGCTTTCTAAATCATCTTTATCCCATTGAATAACGGTACGAGCTTCCATGGCTGCATTTTCTACGGGGACTAATTCATAAAGTGGGCCGCGGGATATGACAAAGCCGCCTACGTGTTGCGATAGATGACGAGGAAAGCCTAAGATTTCATTGACTAAGTGAATGAATTGCTGGCCCTTGTAAGATTCAGGATTTAGGCCCAATTCCATGATTTGGCTTTGCCAGTTTAAACTGCGGTCTCGGCGAAAAATATTTTTGATAAAAAAGTCCAGCTGACTTTCGTGTAGGCCGAGCGCTTTGCCGACATCGCGAATGGCCATCTTTAATCGATAGCTGATAACCGTCGCAGCGAGGGCGGTGCGTTCTCTTCCGTATTTTCCATAAATGTATTGAATGACTTCTTCGCGACGCTCGTGCTCAAAGTCCACATCGATATCCGGTGGTTCGTCGCGCTCTTTACTGATAAAACGCTCAAACAAAACACTGATTTGTCGCGGATCCACTGATGTGATTTCTAAGCAGTAGCAAACAACCGAATTGGCAGCAGAGCCTCTACCTTGAAAAAGTATTTTTTGTCGCTTGGCGAACATGACTAGATCATGAATGGTCAAAAAATAATAAGGGTATTTCAGCTCTTCGATTAATGTGAGTTCTTTATCAATGGTTTGCTGTATATCACTGGGCACGCCTTCAGGAAATCGCAATTGACTGCCATGCTTTACCAAGTCACGAAGATGTTCCATAGCACTCTTATTATCAGGTACTAGCTCGGCAGGGTATTCATAGCGCAGTTCGGATAAATCAAATGTGCAGCGTTCCGCAATGCGTATGCTTTCTTGAATCCATTCAGGTTTGTATAGCTTTGCAATTTTACTGATAGGGCGCAAAGCACGCTCTGTATTGCTCAGCCTTCCGTCTTGGCAATCTTCAACTGTGGTTTTGTGTCGAATGGCGGTTAAAACATGATGCAGTGATTGTCGATTCGGGCTATGCATCAGAACACCACCGCAGGCAACTATGGGTAAATCAGATGTTTTTGATAGAGTATTGCAGTATTGAATATGCTCAGCATCATTGCTTTCTAAATGACGCATGCAGGCAATCCAGCTACGGCCTTTATGGTATTTGTTTAACCATTGTGCCCAATAATCGTTCTTCATTTCACTTGCATTGTTGTTGCTAGAGTTGGGTAGCCATAGGCAAAGACAATGCTTGATGGACATGAGATCCCAGCGATCCAAATGATACTGTCCTTTTTCGCTGCGTCGTCTTGCGTTGCTGATGATTCGACAGAGTTCGGCATAGGCATCTCTATTGGGACAGAGCAGTACAATGTGGAAATCATCTAAAATAAAATAACTACCAACGATTAGCTTGATGGACAGGCTGTGTTCTTTGATAGCGGTATGCGCCCGTACAACTCCGGCAACAGAGCATTCGTCGGTAATGGCGATGGCGTTATATTCTAAGAATTCCGCTTGCACCGCCAACTCTTCAGGGTGAGAAGCGCCCTGCAAGAATGAGAAGTTACTCTGACAAAAAAGCTCTGCATAAGACATTAGCTAAACCACCCATGGACGAACCACTGTTTGTCTGGTGTTTTAAATACCCATAGCCATTGACCTGATTCGTTACGCGCAATGAAATAATCGCGTTGAATAGGTTGGTTATCCCACCAGCCTGTAACGATTCGTTCTACTGGGCTATGCAAGGCCACGGCTTCTTGCAGTGGTTGAGGTTGAGGCAACATAAAGCTTGGACGAAGCAGTGAGTGCTTTTTGTTGGATATGGTGGCTTCAAATTTTACTTGTGACATGCAGTCGGCATTGGACGATACCTTGGTATATTCGAACTCCCGCTCAGGACGCTCGTCATTGTTTAAACGAATGCCTAAAACCCGATCATCCCCTAACTTGATTTTAAGGTGACTAATTAATTCGTTTTCACTCATAGCATTTTGTTTTTTAGAAAACAAATCCCCGCGGGCCGATTGCTGAGTACTTTGTTTATTTGCCGTTAAGGTAATGCCAATAACAGGATGCTTCAGTTTTAGGTTTTCAAACTTAATAGCACAAAGCGACTGCCATTTTTCGGCTAGCGTAATGGGTTCGGCAGAAGCAATCTGTTCGATCGTAGCTTTTTCTTCTCGGTGCTCTAGCTGCAATGTGATTTCTGAACAACGGGCGTTGTTCTGCTGTAAGAAATACTGCAAACGCAGTAATAGGCGTTGCAGCGGTTTGATCAAATACTGGCTATTGCTGATTTCATAAGCCAGCTCCACATATTCCTGGAATTGCTTGTTGGGGATGTAAAATTGAATGGGGTCTTGAATTTCACCTAATAACTTTTGCAAATAAATCGCCAATTCATGACCAAAGCGTTTAGCCAGTTCGGCGCGGGGAATTTTGGCAATATCGGCAACGGTGTTCAGGCCTAAACGTGAAAGTTTAAAGCGCGTTTTGGCATGGATGTCGGCGTCACTTAGGGATTTGCTTAAAGCAATCTGCTTAAGCTTTTTGGTATCCATGGATATCTGAGGTCTCGGCTGAGTCTGTGTTCTTGCTAGCAAGCGAGCGGCCAATGGCGTCACACCCATGGCGCTATGGACTTGTGCATGGCAGTGAGCAAGTTGCTGCTGTACGGCATGCCAGTAATGCTTTAAGTCACTGTATAAATGCAGCATGGAATCCACCCTCAATACAATGCCATTGGGTGGGTAAAGACCAATATCAGCCGTGACACTGTATAGCCAACGGGCAATGCGTTTTAAGTGTTTGCTCTCTTTTTCCTCATCATAAATCAGCACCTGAATGTCATGGCAAAGCGAAGCCGCTGTGGCCAACCCCATGCCTATCTTTAACTCTTTTTCTAAGGCGACAGAGTTTAGTTGCACAATTTTATGGTGCTGTTCGCTCACCATAATGACGGCTTGATCCGGATCTTGAACATCAAGCAGATCGCATAAAAGTGCAGGGAAGTGCAGGTATAACCACAAGCTCATGATGCATAGGCTCGCCCGTTATGCCGATGATGGTGCAAGTGCACCACATTGTCGGTGGGTTTTTCGATAGCAAGGCGAGGCCAGTGCTCGCTCATATCCAAAAAGAAAGGCTCGCTAGGAAAGCCTTGTTTGCGCTTGTGAATGCGAATATCAAGCCCAAGAGGATTGGGTTGCAATGTAATACCCAAGTCCACGGGTAGGGGGATTTCAGATGCTTTATGCATCATCAAAAAACATCGGCTTTCGCCTTTCTCTGAGGCCAGTTTAAGGCGTTTACTCTGTGCTATTTCAATATTGTTGGTTGGCCACGCCAAAACATTGCGACAAACACCGCTTTTAAGGCAGTTCTCCATGGCCCAAAGCATGTCTTTGTGAGACTTAGGATGCAGCACAAGGACGTGATCAAGGTTTATACCTAAATTGCTCAAAAAAACACCACTTAAACACCCTGGTGGATTAATCAGTACGTTATACCCCTGTTCGCAATGGGTAAGAGCAGGGCTCAATAATCGCAGTTCGCCTATGGCTAGCGGACTACATACCTGCACAATACCATTGAGAGGCCATCCGCCCCGTAGGGCGCGATTCAGGCGCCTGTAGCCCGTATCCTGAAAAGCCGTATTTTCAGTGGCTTCAATGCAATGACCGCCTTGGCTAAGCCATTGTTTTTGCTTGAGTTGGTCAATGATGGAAGTCATGGTGTTTTACATACTCGATACTGTATATATATACAGTATATAAAACTCCAAGATAGAAGCAAACATGGAAGTGGGCTTGGAAGAAAATGGAATAAGAGGGCTGGATAGTATTGGTTTTATATAGCTATTCAGAGGCTGCTTATTTTCTGGTTTTCTCTGTTTATGCTGTGGTGATATGTCTGTCGATAGTCACGAGTGATCGTCTATAGTGGTTTGTAGAGGTCACTTCACAAGGGGCGGCCCGCATGCTGTGTTTAGCCGTTGTTTTCAAAAGCCGGCCTGCTATGATTGAGGATGAAACAAACGCGGCAATGTAAGATGCATGTAAGTGATTGAAAAGCAAGGAAAATCTGTCATTTCATCAAATCTGCATATAAATTATTAACAGCACCCAAGCCGTATAACACGCTATCAACTAAAAATAAGAGTTTGACATGGAAGAAGAACCCATATTAGAGCCTGGACTGCACGACTTTCAGTTAGACGAGATTGGAAATCACTTTCTCAAAGACTTTGTCAGTTCGACGACAAGGGCTCCGCTGATTGCTAGTCTTAAAGCTTACGCAAAACACTTTTCGGATTTGGGCACTACCGTCGAACTATGGATAGATGGCTCTTTTACAACGAAAAAGGTAAATCCGAATGACATTGACTTGGTTGTGTTTTCACCTGAAGCGGAAGTGAACGCATTACCACCAGAAAAGCAAAGGCTGATGGCTGCTCTGGTAGATCAGCCGACAGTCAAAAAGACGTTTGGGCTAGACGTTTATTTTTGCACAGCCGAAGACCTTCAGAGACGGAGTTACTGGCGTGGTTGGTTTGGCTTTGACAGAAATGAGAAGCCAAAAGGTATCGCACGGGTAATGGTGACCTCATGAGTGAAAAGATTAGCCAACAGAAGAAAGAGGCACGAAGACTTCTTGATGAGGCTAAGAAAAAGGCACAAGAAGGAAATTTTGCCTACCAACTTACGGCTGCTTCACTAGAAAGTCATATTGGCGAGCTTGAAAAGATCGAACTTGCTTCGAAGGTTAGCCCAGCCTTTGAAATGCTGGATTTCCGAATAAAAGCTCCAGATCTGAAAACTGGAAGTGCTCCTCTTGGGTTTGTTTCTAAGTTAACTGAAGAGGTGCGTAAGACACTTGGATATGCTGCACTGCGTTTGGTGCAAGGTGGGATTGATCGGAAAAGAGTGCCAAAGCATCTATATGCGGATTTGGATTTGAGACTTGAAGGGCTTTTACCCGGCTCCTCGAGGTTTATAGTTTCTGCAGCAGCAGAAAGAGATTTATTAGATGATGGTTTAAGCAAAGGGGCCATCGAACGAGTTTTTTCCGTTCTTTCCTCAGAGGGCAAAGGACAAGAATTTCTCAATTCTGTTAATGATCTAGGCCCATTGGGCGCTAAGAGTTTGCGGAATTTTTTAAAGATTATACGTTCCCATGATGCTGAGGCTGACTTCACGTGGACATATTCAGGTGAGAAGGTTCTACATTGGGAAGGAAAAAAAGATGTTCTTGATTCAGTAACTGCTGCACTTGAGGTTACTAAGGTCATGGAAGAAGAGAGAGTAGTTCTCCAAGGGAAAGTAGAGCTTCTAAGTAAACGTGAGCGAATAGATTTGCGATCTGTGGAAGGAAATCTCATAAAGATACTTTATCCCAAGCGCCTATTGTCATCTGTAAGCGAGCTACATCTTGAGCAAGAAGTAACACTTTATTGTCAAGTCACTGAAACTGAAAACCCTTTAACTAATGAATCGTCAGTCTTTTACGAACTGCTAGAAATCAGAAGTTAATAAGTGACTAAGCCGCCGGTTTGCGCTGCCGCCCCGTCCCGCTAGCTTATCCAAGGTGTTATGTGAATAGGGGGTTCCAGTGAATAAGGTAGTCAAAGAACGCTTCGAGGAATATCCAGAAAATGCTCGCATTAGGCTAGAGGAGCTACGAAATCTAGTCTTTCAAATTGCATCTGAGCTAGAGCTTGGTGAGATTGATGAAACACTAAAGTAGGGTGAGCCTAGCTTTAGTGTAAAAACAGGCAGCCCACTAAGAATGGACTGGAAGCTGAAATCGCCCAGCAATTATTACCTGTTCTTCAATTGCCAAACTAAGTTAGTCGATATATTTCGAGAACTGTATGGTGAAGAACTGGTGTTTCAAGGAAATAGAGCTATAGTTCTATCCTTATCGAAACCGCTGCCAGAAACAGCAATCAAGTCCTGTTTAGAGTTGGCTTTGGCCTATCAGCAGTGTAAAAATTTGCCTCTTTTGGGTGCTTGAAGCAATTCATGTAAAAAAGCGTTTAAGGGGGTCGCCTTAACGCGGGGTTATGCGCAAAAGGAGGACTGGTGCATCGTTTAGCAGTCCCATGGATAGTGGCGTTACTTAGAGATATGGATATTCCTTTTTTGGTCTGTGGAGGACTTGCCGCAAGGGGATATGGCTCTGATCGCAATAAAATAAAGCCCGCATTTGCGGGCTTTTGTATTTCTAAATGCAATCTAAATTTTGACTTTAACAAACCACCTATATGCTGCAGGTAATATAAAGAGAGTTACCAGCGTTGATGAAATCAACCCACCAACCACAACCGTAGCCAATGGCTTTTGCACTTCGCTACCAGTGCCTGTAGCAAACAATAATGGCAACAAACCCAGTGAGGTTGTGAGTGCGGTCATAAGAACGGGGCGAAGTCGATCTCTTGCCGCCTGAATGCTGGCATGGTTGATGGTGTGGTTGGTTTTAATGAGATGGTTTAAGTGACTCACTAATACCAAACCATTTTCTAGCGCAATACCGAACAGAGCGATAAACCCAACTGATGCTGGCACAGATAAACTCTGGCCGCTTACCCATAATGCAATAATGCCGCCCACTAAGGCCAGTGGAATATTAAGCATGATCAGCATGGCATTGCTGAATGAATTGAAGTTTGCGTATAGTAGAATCAAAACAAGCAAAAGCGTAATTGGAATGACGATCATCAAACGCTGGTTGGCTTTTTGCTGCAATTCAAATTGCCCGCCCCAATTAACAAAGTATCCGGGTGGCAATGTGATGCTTTCTTGAATGCGTTGATTCGCTTCTTCGACAAAAGAACCCATATCTCGTCCACGCACATTAGCTTGTATAGTAATAAAACGTTGACTGTTTTCACGCGTAATTTGACGAGGGCCAATTACTTCCTCAATCTTTGCTAATTGTGCGAGCGGAATAAGTTGTCCCTGTGGGTTTTCAATAATCAATTGCTGAATGTCTGCAATATCGTGTCTCGATTGTTCTTGCAGTCTTAGGTTTATATCAAAACGTCGAACTCCTTGGAAGATTTGTCCGGCATGAGTGCCGCCCACTGCAATACTGATCGTGTCTTGTATGGTTTGTACATTCAGTCCATAGCGGGCAATGGCCGATTGATCCAAGGTAATTTTAACCTGAGGCGTACCTGATATTTGATCCTTTTGCACATCCTGTGCGCCGTCCACCTGCCTGATGATCGCTTCAATTTCCTGGGCCTTTTGATTGAGGATTTCTAAGTCCTCACCAAATAACTTAATGGCCAATTCCGCTTTTGTACCGGTCAGCAATTCATCCACTGCCGCTGCAATGGGTTGTGTGAAGTTAAACTGAGCCCCTGGAAAATCTTCAAATGCATGGCTGAAAGCGGAATATAGGTCTTCCAAATTATCGGCAGTTTGCCACTCGGATTTTGGTTTCAGTGCAACAAAGATTTCTGCACTATTTACTGGATCTGCATGGGCGCCTACCTCGCCACGACCGATGCGCGTGACGACTTTTTCTACTTCTGGAAATTGCGCAAGTAGGTCTTGCTCGAACACATTCATAGTGGATTTGGCTTTTTCTAAAGAAATTGAAGGCGCCATTGTTGCGCGAATCAAAAGATCACCTTCGTTTAAACGCGGCACAAACTCACTGCCTAAGCGCGGCGTAATGGCAATGCCCGCTGCTAGTAAAGCAAGGGCAAAACAAGCCGTCAGTTTACGGTGATGGACGAAGCGTTGAATGAGAGGTGCATAGATCTTATCAATGCCGAACATCAAGCGGTCGGAAAGGGATAGCTTGTCAGTATTGCTTGGCTTCATGAAAAGCTGCGCAATAGCAGGCGCCAATAGTAGGGCGTAGAGCAAGGAACCCAGCATCGCTATAGATACGGTATAGGCGAGTGGACGGAACGTAGTGCCTTCTACACCCTGCAGTGTAAACAAAGGGATAAAGACAATGATGATAATGCTAATGGCAAACGCAATGGGGCGAGCCATGGCTTTGCACGCTCTTGCTATCAATGTTTGTATTGGTAGGCCGTGCTGACTGTTTTTAAGCTCTTGATCTATGTGTTCGGTGATGACCACTGCACCATCCACCATCATACCGATGGCGATGGCCAAGCCGCCAAGTGACATAAGGTTGGCCGAAATGCCCAAGTAGTACATGGCAATAAAGGTGAAGCAAACAGAAAATGGAATAGACAAGGCAACGATGACACTTGGTCGAATGCGACCCATGAATAACCATAGAATACCTATAACTAAAACAATCCCCATTAGCAATGCATTGATGACAGTGTTGATGGCGGCACTAACCAAGCTGGCTTGGTCATAATATGGGGTTACTTGCATGCCTTCGGGCAAGTTGTTATTAATTTCTTTAAG from Bermanella marisrubri carries:
- a CDS encoding response regulator transcription factor; translated protein: MIKILLIEDQKLVRDGIKTLLELKPGFEVTACASDGQEGLEMAGQYAVDIILLDIRMPVMNGVEVLRGLKERSWFTPVIILTTFDDHELISQCTRLGAKGYLRKDVGLDELTSAIKHVLKGGDWVRPAVTDRISRYAQAIPQESLSDKIELSTSETQVLRLVAAGYSNNEIASTVFKAQGTVRNQISSILEKLDVRDRTQAVMRAIELGLI
- a CDS encoding error-prone DNA polymerase encodes the protein MSYAELFCQSNFSFLQGASHPEELAVQAEFLEYNAIAITDECSVAGVVRAHTAIKEHSLSIKLIVGSYFILDDFHIVLLCPNRDAYAELCRIISNARRRSEKGQYHLDRWDLMSIKHCLCLWLPNSSNNNASEMKNDYWAQWLNKYHKGRSWIACMRHLESNDAEHIQYCNTLSKTSDLPIVACGGVLMHSPNRQSLHHVLTAIRHKTTVEDCQDGRLSNTERALRPISKIAKLYKPEWIQESIRIAERCTFDLSELRYEYPAELVPDNKSAMEHLRDLVKHGSQLRFPEGVPSDIQQTIDKELTLIEELKYPYYFLTIHDLVMFAKRQKILFQGRGSAANSVVCYCLEITSVDPRQISVLFERFISKERDEPPDIDVDFEHERREEVIQYIYGKYGRERTALAATVISYRLKMAIRDVGKALGLHESQLDFFIKNIFRRDRSLNWQSQIMELGLNPESYKGQQFIHLVNEILGFPRHLSQHVGGFVISRGPLYELVPVENAAMEARTVIQWDKDDLESLGLLKVDVLALGMLTAIRKAFSLIQQQHKQSLSIAHITALGDDPDVYKMIQQADTVGVFQIESRAQMSMLPRLKPACYYDLVIQIAIVRPGPIQGDMVHPFLKRRNGEESIDYPSKEVEAVLSRTLGVPIFQEQVIKLAMVAAGFSGGEADQLRRAMASWKKTGKLKPFRDKLINGMQKRGYEAEFAERVYMQICGFGEYGFPESHSASFAVLAYVSAWLKYYYPLEFYAALLNSLPMGFYSASQLIQDAKRHGIHILPTCVNHSQYEHIIEDRKMRLGLHMISGLSESAAQEIIKQRPSKGYQHTQELISLHMTRKDLESLASANALQAISGNRFETRWQLSNQEYALPLLKEQCNHYHLNSEPSEYENLVEDYAATGLTLGKHPLQLLLESGLLQGITTSDQLKNKAHRSLVTVAGVVTAKQAPGTAAGVTFMTLEDHLGNMNVIVWSGTARAQKSAFMTAKILKIKGILEREGDVIHIIAGKLIDISGEIERFKVDAREFH
- a CDS encoding Y-family DNA polymerase — protein: MSLWLYLHFPALLCDLLDVQDPDQAVIMVSEQHHKIVQLNSVALEKELKIGMGLATAASLCHDIQVLIYDEEKESKHLKRIARWLYSVTADIGLYPPNGIVLRVDSMLHLYSDLKHYWHAVQQQLAHCHAQVHSAMGVTPLAARLLARTQTQPRPQISMDTKKLKQIALSKSLSDADIHAKTRFKLSRLGLNTVADIAKIPRAELAKRFGHELAIYLQKLLGEIQDPIQFYIPNKQFQEYVELAYEISNSQYLIKPLQRLLLRLQYFLQQNNARCSEITLQLEHREEKATIEQIASAEPITLAEKWQSLCAIKFENLKLKHPVIGITLTANKQSTQQSARGDLFSKKQNAMSENELISHLKIKLGDDRVLGIRLNNDERPEREFEYTKVSSNADCMSQVKFEATISNKKHSLLRPSFMLPQPQPLQEAVALHSPVERIVTGWWDNQPIQRDYFIARNESGQWLWVFKTPDKQWFVHGWFS
- a CDS encoding DUF6932 family protein, translated to MEEEPILEPGLHDFQLDEIGNHFLKDFVSSTTRAPLIASLKAYAKHFSDLGTTVELWIDGSFTTKKVNPNDIDLVVFSPEAEVNALPPEKQRLMAALVDQPTVKKTFGLDVYFCTAEDLQRRSYWRGWFGFDRNEKPKGIARVMVTS
- a CDS encoding efflux RND transporter permease subunit — translated: MNRLIDAALAFRLPIIFIAIAVLIGGSYIYRILPVDAYPDISPSLVQVFVETDGLAPEEVEKYITYPIESSMNGLPNLDHVRSISNFGLSVINIYFEDGTDIYFARQLVGERLQTAKSDIPSGFGEPVMGPITTGLGQILFYILEDTSGRYSLEQLREVQDWIVKYNLQTVKGVTEILSIGGQVKQFQVNIDPNALLQYDITLPQVKSIIENNNGNTGAQFLVKNDEEYIVRSVGLATGLDDLKNIVVKTINGSPVYLESLGEIKIGGEIRRGLTIANGKGEAVVGMVLKLMGSNTSEVINATKARLKEINNNLPEGMQVTPYYDQASLVSAAINTVINALLMGIVLVIGILWLFMGRIRPSVIVALSIPFSVCFTFIAMYYLGISANLMSLGGLAIAIGMMVDGAVVITEHIDQELKNSQHGLPIQTLIARACKAMARPIAFAISIIIIVFIPLFTLQGVEGTTFRPLAYTVSIAMLGSLLYALLLAPAIAQLFMKPSNTDKLSLSDRLMFGIDKIYAPLIQRFVHHRKLTACFALALLAAGIAITPRLGSEFVPRLNEGDLLIRATMAPSISLEKAKSTMNVFEQDLLAQFPEVEKVVTRIGRGEVGAHADPVNSAEIFVALKPKSEWQTADNLEDLYSAFSHAFEDFPGAQFNFTQPIAAAVDELLTGTKAELAIKLFGEDLEILNQKAQEIEAIIRQVDGAQDVQKDQISGTPQVKITLDQSAIARYGLNVQTIQDTISIAVGGTHAGQIFQGVRRFDINLRLQEQSRHDIADIQQLIIENPQGQLIPLAQLAKIEEVIGPRQITRENSQRFITIQANVRGRDMGSFVEEANQRIQESITLPPGYFVNWGGQFELQQKANQRLMIVIPITLLLVLILLYANFNSFSNAMLIMLNIPLALVGGIIALWVSGQSLSVPASVGFIALFGIALENGLVLVSHLNHLIKTNHTINHASIQAARDRLRPVLMTALTTSLGLLPLLFATGTGSEVQKPLATVVVGGLISSTLVTLFILPAAYRWFVKVKI